The window ACTACAACAAGAAGGAAAGTTGGTGGAGTTTTGGTACTTGGACTCTTTTGCCAAGCTCATAGATCTGAGAGGCTTGGGAAGAGATGGGGAGTCAACCCCGTTAACTTCCATCGGTCATATCCACAAGTACATGCGAAACATGGTTCTGAGTCAAATAGGAGCGGAAGCTCTACGAAAAAGGATCCTCCCTGACATGGAAGAAACTTGCCAGAAAGCATTGGTGGACTGGTCCACTCAAGAATCATTGGATGTAAAGAAAGCCACATCTTCGGTACGTAAACAATTGCTGTTCGCTCAGAAGCTTGAACTAGCCTTCATGATGCTAATTTTCCAATAGAATATCATTTTGGGGAACGGTTTCCTTTTATGTTCTGCAGGTCATATTTGATTTTACTGCAAAGCTTCTATACGGATTTGAACCGGAGAAGAACATGAGCGAGAGGTTCAGTTACATATTCCAAGGTTTACTGTCGTTTCCGCTAAATATTCCAGGAGCCGTTTTCCATAAGTGCTTGAAGGTAAGAATATAAAGTCAAAAAACACCAGAAGAATCATAAGAATTTCGATCAACCCAAACAGTTTGGGAAAGGGCTTCTCCCGCTGCCCTGTTTGACTCCCTCCCCCTCTCTCCCATATCTCCAATCAATCCCGAACGTCACTACCCACAGCCAATGCCGTGCGTGGAGCAGTCGAAGGGGAGATTGTGCTGTGGCAGCAAGAGCCCACCTTTTCTACCCCTACTCGATgattcaaaatatttcttattttaaccAACGtaggttggttcaagcggtttaGTGCTTGTTCCGCATAAATAATGTCTCTGTCTTGAGTCATTGTGAATTTTGGAAAATCCATGCTGAGAGAGTTTTGCCTCTTAATTGACTCGGCTCAACTGGATTAATTGAGACCTAATTGGGCTTCCGGGTACCAAGGTTCAcaacgaaaagaaaaatgttctttttttcttttttaattttaggtTAACTTTAACAAATTGAATAGTTGCTGTTTTAAGAGTTCAAGATACCATCTTAAGTTGTTTTTACCTATATATCTAtcaatattttgtatttatagGCCAAATTTCATTGGATTAGGATTATCCTCAGTAATGATTACATTTAGGATTCTAAACATATAAGGTTTAcgttttctgaaaacaaacatTTCCACTAAGCACTTTGACAACAGTTTTTTGACCTCTTTCAGAAACAGATTATGTTTTGTTGATATAGATCTATCTAGCATATGATGAACTGACTCAAATTTTTATCCAGAATCAAAAGATGGGTCTGAAGTTGATGAAAGATCTCATGGACGAGAGACGGGCTATGCCTGAGAAACACAGAGGGGATTTCTTAGATCAAATCCTCGATGGGATGAAGACAGAAAGCTTCCTGTCCGATGATTTTTCTGTGTTGGCAATGTTCGCGATCCTATTAGCAAGTTTCGATATAATATCTTCCAGTTTAACCCTTGCCCTCATGTTTCTCACGGAACAACCTATGGTTGTAAAAGAATTAGAGGTCCATTTTTGTGCTCAATTCCGTTTTAGTAATGATGAAAGATGGACATCTTCTCtgagatatataatatattttttaatttctgtgACAGAAGGAGCATGAAGAAATACTTCGAAATAGAGAGCAGCGAGAAGGTGGGCTGACTTGGAAGGAGTACAAATCAATGAACTTCACAATGCAGGTAAATCTTATTAGCATCACGATAAATGCACTGTGAAGAAGAGTTTTGCTCACCTTAGGCCGATTAAGGCCCCACAAGCTCATGCATCTAGGAAAGTCCGTGCAAGAGGGGGACTTGAACCCAGGACTTCGTGAATACTCATTGGGTATACGCATGTCCTGCCCGCCTGCCCCAACCCTTGGTGGTTAAAGGCATATATAGCGTGAAGGGATAAATTGGACCAGTCATTGAAAGATTCAAATAAATTATCGGGCGTGATCGCCCTGAACTACTACATAAGATTGAGATCCAACTATATAACATTTCTCTGAGTTCTCATATTGTTGAGTCTTTAACATTTCAGGTTGTGAACGAATCATTGAGAATGTTAAACGTTGGACCAGGAATCATGAGGAGGGCTATCAGAGATATTCACGTCAATGGTAGCACATTCTACAAATAATAAGAAGTTCGGAAAAGTTGAAAACCCAGTTTAGGACTGTTATCAAAATTATCTTATGTTCGAATTTCTGAAAGTTGAGAAAATTGACACAGGATACACAATTCCTGAGGGGTGGACAATCGTGATCGCTCAATCAGCTCTTCAACTTAACCCTGAGACATATGATGATCCACTTTCCTTCAACCCATGGCGATGGAAGgtaaaattacataaaagcAATCCGAACTCCTTCATGAATTAGAAATCATGCacgaatattttcttttcctttttcctcatTTGATTTTCATACCCCTCAGAACTTAGAACCGACTGTTGTGGCAAAAAGTTTCATCCCCTTTGGCGGGGGGGCAAGAATGTGTGCTGGAGCCGACTTCACTAAGGCATTCATTGCAGTTTTTCTTCACCACCTAATCTCAAAATACAGGTGaaaatacacacacatatatatatatgtatgtatatggtTCTCATTAATTTGCATTAAATGATTTGCGACATTCGAGTAATGTCCAGTTAATGATCAAGTGAATGTGattaatgaattttctttttccagttGGGAGAAAGTCAAGGGAGGGGAGATAATCCGATCTCCAGTACTGGGGTTCGGAGATGGATTTTACATCAAGATACGTaacaaataaacatgtaaaatatatatgagaagTGAAGTTAATTGATTTACTGTTTATGCAGATTACTGCCTATTGTGAACTAGGAATATGACGAATAAGTTTGATGCTTTTAGATTCCGTTGTTCATAAAACTATGCAGATGACATgtttataattatttcaatGGTTTATGAAACTTCACTTATTGTCATGTTGAATGTGATCAGATTTCATTGTTAATGGATTATGGGCCGCTTGGTCTGTATTAAGTTGTTATGATAATATTGTCACCATTTTTGTACTCTAAATTAGTAGGGACATATCGCCCCACGTACCAAGCATATTGATGTCAAGTTTAAGTTGGCTTACATGAGACATCAACATATATTGTTCT of the Punica granatum isolate Tunisia-2019 chromosome 6, ASM765513v2, whole genome shotgun sequence genome contains:
- the LOC116210134 gene encoding cytochrome P450 87A3-like; protein product: MKYGPIFKTSLAGLPVVVSSDPEFNYYILQQEGKLVEFWYLDSFAKLIDLRGLGRDGESTPLTSIGHIHKYMRNMVLSQIGAEALRKRILPDMEETCQKALVDWSTQESLDVKKATSSVIFDFTAKLLYGFEPEKNMSERFSYIFQGLLSFPLNIPGAVFHKCLKNQKMGLKLMKDLMDERRAMPEKHRGDFLDQILDGMKTESFLSDDFSVLAMFAILLASFDIISSSLTLALMFLTEQPMVVKELEKEHEEILRNREQREGGLTWKEYKSMNFTMQVVNESLRMLNVGPGIMRRAIRDIHVNGYTIPEGWTIVIAQSALQLNPETYDDPLSFNPWRWKNLEPTVVAKSFIPFGGGARMCAGADFTKAFIAVFLHHLISKYSWEKVKGGEIIRSPVLGFGDGFYIKIRNK